The Maniola hyperantus chromosome 6, iAphHyp1.2, whole genome shotgun sequence sequence AGTGGTTTTGTaaaattatcttaaaattatgctcaactaagtaggtagagatcatagagcagaaacagaGATACAGGCCTAAACAAATTCTAGAGAAGATTAGGGGTCAACTAGTAATGTAAAATTACTACGCGAAAAGCATCGCGGGCAAATCTAGTGGCATAATAATAAGTGCCGGTGTATTTTGATCAACAGACAACGTGCAACAAGTAGCCGAGGCGGGGAGAGCGTAGGCCCGTGCGTGCGCGCGCGCCGGGCACGCGCCCcaccgcgccgcgcgccgctgcgCTACTTAGTGTCGGGGGTGCGCGCCACCTCCGCCAATCCACCGGCAACCTTCGCGGCACGCACTCGTGCGCTCCACTTGACTTACTATCGATACACTCGCGATGCCCATGGCGGCGATTCACGCATACCAAAACCTCGGCGTCAACCAAAAGCTCACGCAACTGCAATCTCCCGCGCCGAGACGACTGGCGCCTGCTCCGGTTGACACGACGCGGTGCAAAAAGAAGACTTACCTCCACCACCAGCCTTACCCTACCCAACCTGCATCTGTGGCTAGAAGAAATGCAAGGGAAAGGAACCGAGTGAAACAAGTTAATAATGGATTTGCAGCGCTCCGACAGCATATTCCATCAGCTGTGTCGGCTGCTCTGGCAGGTGGCAGAGGCTCTTCCAGAAAATTGAGCAAAGTGGATACTTTGAGGTTAGCTGTTGAGTATATCAAGAGCTTAAAACGATTGTTGGAAGAGAGTGAAGAAGGATGTTCAGATACGCAACTGAGTTTGGGTTTAAACAGCAGTGGACCTCAGACACCTCCTTCATCCGAAGAATCTCATTCACCCGCACCGTCACTCGTATCTGAGGGTTCAGCCGGACCTACCTGTCATGATGCCTACGATTCCTACGATCCGATGAGTCCGGAAGACGAAGAATTGCTCGACGTCATTTCCTGGTGGCAACAGCAATGATTTAAGGTTAgttacacattttgtttctttggttttaaatattttaccaGTCTCTGTTTAAAGGACAAGGGTAAGGATGACAATGGAATCTACCTGCCAATCTtctacctaataatttttaaaagtaattcCTGAACTTGGCTTACTTAAGTGTGGCAATGATAAGGCGATATGGTTACGTGAAAAATTGATAAGATAGGTTTTATGAAATCTCGTGAATGAGTCCTTGTGTTGATATGAGCGCCGCCGGAGCTTTGACAGTTCCAAATTCTTATCACTTTGTTTACATTTTGTCGCGACTTTGTTGACTCTACATTTAGGAGAATTTTTTTCACCTCAGTGATAATAAATTTTagcttttaattattttcgGCCTCCTTGTCAGTATAAAAAGCTCAGGTAAATATCAAAAACATGCTAAGCTTTTTGTCCTATTCGTTCGTCACGGTTACCTACCGGGTCAGGTCTATGCTTTTATGTTGCACAATTTCAAAAGAGATTTAGAATCCTCTGCCTTACGAGCCAAAAGGTAAACACATCTACCATTATAGCTACGCATTGAACCGTCGTCGGGTAGACTTTATCTATTCATTGTTAAATAACGTTGGCACAAAAGAATGTCTTTGACAATAGCGAATCTTAAAATATGTCgtttcataaaaacttttatAGGATAAGTACCTAAAATTTTTTGCTAGATATTTCACTAGCCAACCTTAAGACAGGTTTAATAAGTAGGTGCATTTGAACCCGCATCTTAGCTTCTCATTTTGCTGGATAACAATTACTTCTAACAATGTTGTGGTTCGTCCCGCATGTAGTGAGAAAATTGCACATAAAAAGTGTTGTGTTCTAATAAAACAACAGGTCCTTGGAGATCGCTCTGATTTGTTACAAGTGGGAACAGGTTTCGCATCACTGCCAACTTCTGTTTGTTTATCTTAAATCAATATTGCATCCGGTCAATGAGAGCTGTCGACACATATTTTTCACCATATGGTCAATCTCTTGAGATCATCTCGAATACGGTAGCGCAATCGAAAAACTTGAAATTAAAACTCGCAAAAAATGAGTAGCCTACTTCGCCGCCCATTAATTTATTGTACCGGAAGACGAAATCTCAAGAGGAAATAGAAGGGCGATGAGGGAAGCACACGTGTTACAATATTTGCTAAGCATAAAGCAAACATCTGGTGATACCAGTTGGGTTTTCATGGGAACGATATCTCGAATCGACTAGTCGACTGCTACGAGTAACTaagtatttcaaaataaataaatatatctgTATGTAATCGTGTTTCCTTTTTCCAGGTATCGTGATTTACGGTGATCAAAGTGCGGCCATTGAGCGGCTTGTTGATTGTGAAAAAAAGAAGTATTCGCATCAAGTAGGACTCAAACGCTGGAGCGCAAGGGACTCCGAGAGAACCTCTAATTAAGCGCAATCAGTATATTCCTAATGAGAGGGGATAATGGTGGACTATAACGACCCCATCGATGCATTCCGCCGAGTGACTGAGCAACCGAACTCTGCTTACATTTCATACATGGATGAAATAGCAGTAACAAGACTGAAACGATTTATTGTTCCATTTAAGCATTTAGCTATATCGTAGAAGACTTGATTCACGCTGTGCCTTTATGTAGCCTTATCTTAGCTTCCAATAAGATTTAGTTTTGTACCTATCTAGTTAAGTTTTAAAAGTCTATCTAGtcattatgtttaaaaatagtttatatTGTACAGATTTTATCAAAGAAAGCTAAGATAGGACGACTTCGTATGACTGTATTATCGCGTTTTAAATTGGCGTTTATATTTCGAGACAAAGACTTAATGTAAATAGATAAGTTGTAGTACCTTAAGACAGAttcctattaataatttaagatttttaaaacatgATGGTTGTTAGTAAATACTATTGACGAAATCCTCAAGACGCAACCGACATGGTtgttatttgtaaataaatacaaaattattttaaaaactgtaTTGTTTCCTTTTTCAGCCACCTGTATTTTAAAAGGCAAAGTTTCAGATTAAGAAACTCTGTAAATGAACGGATGAATAATTACATACATAAATTACAAAGTTAATATAACAATAGTAGATTTGTATGTCACTGCATAGATCGGTTGCTATTTCGATGACTACTTAAATATACTTGCCAATTTCTTTGAAACCTCCtgactacgagtaggtacagcTATAGACACCTACAAGCCCATTGTAACTGAGACTtgaaaatgataataaatatatgataataaataataatgatgcaTTAGGAACAACAAATTGTTTATTTCGCTATAATTCGCTATAAGTGGAGGACCGATGATGATGGTCCAGATTTTGCCGAACTGGGGGAAGATCTAGAATTGATGGAGTGAGTGACGCCGGAATTGTGGggtagaaaaaaaacaaaacactcaACATTAAAATTCATAAACCTACAGATCATTTTTCGACGTTCGCTTACCTTTCTTGCATTAGTGaactcatcattatcatcaacccattacctatgagagataatttattaaattatctcTGCCATTAcaggcccactactgagcacaggtcttctctcaAGATGAGAAGAatcttggccatagtccaccatgttagccaagtgcggattagcagacttcacacacctttgaggacattactgagaatgcagatttcctcacgatgttttccttttaattacttagtacaGCGCACATaaatctccgaaaagttagaggtgcgtgcccggaatgaTGAGAATTCAATTTTATTGGCATTGTAAGCGAAAAAGTTAGGATTAATTTATagtgaactagctgatgcccgcgacttcgtgcgcgtggatttaggtatttaaaaatcccatgggaactcactGATAgtggtagatttttcttaaaatgttctgaatactaattattaatggAACCCGTATTGAATTGTACTAAGAAATTTAGGTgagtacctaccaattttttGTCCGGAATCAAACCTGTTACTAAGTAATAGGGAAGAAATGAAAATGGATTGTATGCTATAAGCTATGTATTACGGTTACGAGTCTACTTTTTACCAAGCTATACTGATCGCGATCGATTTTCTGTTACCCGTTAAGGAGTTCCGTCCTCTATTTCCGAAACTGTTCATCAAATCTACACCAAACTTACATGGCACCAATATGATAGTATAAACTTTGTAAAAAAAAGGATTGTGAAAATCGGTTCAAATTTGACGGAGTTATGgaataaaatcgataaaaaattGATCCCTTATCCCGAAGAATCCCTAATTTTTTTCGGGTTAAAAACTACACTATATGCTAACCCGAACTATCAGCTACCatcgtaccaaatttcatcaaaatccgctCAGTAGGTTTCGCGTGATGCGggcacaaacagacagacaaaaattccaaAAAGTTGTTTTGGGGTCTATATCGATAAAAATGTTTCCCCCGATTCAAATTTTGAAAACAtatccagttacagttttattataaatatagatagcTGTTTTAATAGGCAACCGAAGCTATCAACAGTTAAGGGTCATTATTCATAACAGTTTCATTTCTTAATCTACTTGGGATTGTAAAATTATCCAAGCTTTtctgtttataaaataattgacAATATAAAGTAGCCAATCGTCATAAGCCCAAGGCTAAGGTATTTGGCTCAATTTCCGGTTGAAATCTGTGGCCCTATAATAACTATTCAATCAATCATAATTATGATccaatatcaaaataaaatcgcACTTGCTATAATTATGTCTCTAGAAAACCGTAAACAAAATTTATAGGTATATGATTACTCTTTAATTTTGTTGATTATCGCGGCGAAAATATAGAGTCGCAACCAGTCCTGATTGACCTATTTTATGATTGTTTGAACACGCTGTACGAATCAGGTGGTGGAGGCCTTTGGCTCTGGTGTATCTACTAGCCTGCTTATCAAAATATGGCGGAGAACTGGCTGCGTTTAGAACGGGCATAATAGGGTACCATCGGAAATAAGATCATGATCCTCAGTAGGTAATAAGGGAGCAACGTGAGGAGGAAGGAGCACGACTAATGCTTAGGACGACGACGAAACTTCAGGGTGACGAACTCGTGGCCACCAGAAAGATTTGCAGTCCAAATACACTATAAATACAAACATGTTCAGtcgctaaattaaaataacaaaaaggtGCCGTACCTACACGTGCCTCAGCTCAGATTTCATTTCGCAAAGGAGAAATAAGTAATAACACACGCGAAATACCCAAATAGGGGTCCTAAAGACCCCGATGTAGCATTTAATTTGAAAAAGACAATGTGGTTGCAACGCGATCACGTCGTTGCCCGCCCAGCGAATTCAAATTGCAATAGTAATTTTTGGATAATGGAAGGGAAGCTCGCACCATTATGGGTGGATGTTTCCGTCGGCATTAATTGTTTGAACTTGTTGCTCTTTACGAAACGGGACAGACTAGATGCGACGGAAAcgtgtacagtgtacacctGTACACATTGCCGTAGTTTCGTTCGTTTTGATCATACTTCGCCTCATTAATCTATCTTCATCTATACGTATAGTGAAAATTTATCGTCTGTCCTGTCt is a genomic window containing:
- the LOC117983096 gene encoding achaete-scute complex protein T3-like, whose translation is MPMAAIHAYQNLGVNQKLTQLQSPAPRRLAPAPVDTTRCKKKTYLHHQPYPTQPASVARRNARERNRVKQVNNGFAALRQHIPSAVSAALAGGRGSSRKLSKVDTLRLAVEYIKSLKRLLEESEEGCSDTQLSLGLNSSGPQTPPSSEESHSPAPSLVSEGSAGPTCHDAYDSYDPMSPEDEELLDVISWWQQQ